One stretch of Fictibacillus sp. b24 DNA includes these proteins:
- the infC gene encoding translation initiation factor IF-3 — protein sequence MSVNEGIRAREVRLIGPDGSQLGIKTRQEALDLATNANLDLVLVAATAKPPVCRIMDYGKFKYEQQRKDREARKNQKVITTKEIRLSPTIEENDFNTKLRNARKFLEKGDKVKASIRFRGRAITHSQIGKTVLEKLAKECEDLSTVETKPKMEGRSMFLILAPKAEK from the coding sequence ATGTCTGTCAATGAAGGTATTCGTGCCCGTGAGGTTCGATTAATCGGTCCTGATGGAAGCCAGCTTGGCATTAAAACAAGACAGGAAGCTTTAGACCTTGCAACAAACGCAAATCTTGACCTTGTTCTCGTTGCTGCAACTGCTAAACCGCCAGTGTGTCGTATCATGGACTACGGTAAGTTTAAATACGAGCAACAGCGTAAAGATCGTGAAGCACGAAAAAATCAAAAAGTCATTACGACTAAAGAGATTCGTTTAAGTCCAACAATTGAGGAAAACGACTTTAATACAAAGCTTAGAAATGCCCGTAAGTTCCTTGAAAAAGGCGACAAAGTAAAAGCAAGTATTCGTTTCCGTGGACGTGCAATTACTCATTCTCAAATCGGAAAAACGGTATTGGAAAAGTTAGCGAAAGAATGTGAAGATCTTTCTACGGTTGAAACAAAACCGAAAATGGAAGGTCGTAGCATGTTCCTTATCCTTGCACCTAAAGCCGAAAAATAA
- a CDS encoding cytochrome d ubiquinol oxidase subunit II, which translates to MSEEVLAILMMWTFIFIYSIFGSIDFGAGFWAMIYNNHRTMAGRIANRFLSPTWEITNTFLVLLVVAFVGFFPKGAYTLGTVMLVPVSLILFLLAIRSAFMVFSYSVQGYRRTMFIISGISGLLIPSLLIAVLPISQGGFIAVDGDTQSLLLGKLFTSPTLYLYVLFGLTSELYLSSLFLADYARVSNKEDAYKLYRSNAIMLGPLTLLSALFTLLFMAPESRWLIDNLMDQKIWFILSLLAFLMAYAALWWPKQNRPGIGRPRFTLLATVFQYGLASIGYGLAHLPYIVFPDLTIYEAFTAKETFYSLMIMYIVGLAILAPGFYIFWRLFLKDKRYLQQD; encoded by the coding sequence ATGAGCGAAGAAGTTTTAGCGATCCTGATGATGTGGACCTTTATATTTATTTATAGCATATTTGGATCCATCGATTTTGGAGCAGGATTTTGGGCGATGATCTACAACAATCATAGGACGATGGCAGGTAGGATCGCCAATCGTTTCTTATCACCCACATGGGAAATTACGAACACGTTTCTCGTTCTTCTAGTGGTAGCGTTTGTCGGCTTCTTTCCAAAAGGAGCCTACACACTTGGAACTGTTATGCTAGTACCTGTTTCATTGATTCTCTTTTTGCTGGCCATTCGAAGTGCTTTTATGGTGTTCTCCTATTCTGTACAAGGATATAGAAGGACGATGTTTATCATATCGGGAATATCAGGATTATTAATTCCTTCCCTACTCATAGCTGTTTTGCCTATTTCTCAAGGTGGATTTATAGCTGTTGATGGAGACACCCAAAGCCTTTTGTTAGGAAAATTGTTTACAAGTCCAACACTATATCTTTATGTACTTTTCGGCTTAACTTCTGAACTTTATCTGTCATCGTTATTTTTAGCAGATTACGCACGGGTTTCAAATAAAGAAGATGCTTACAAGCTGTATCGCAGCAATGCCATCATGTTAGGACCCCTTACTTTGCTTTCAGCTCTTTTTACACTTTTGTTTATGGCACCCGAATCTCGTTGGCTCATAGACAACTTAATGGATCAAAAGATATGGTTTATTCTATCTTTACTTGCGTTTCTAATGGCATACGCAGCCCTTTGGTGGCCAAAACAAAACCGCCCAGGAATTGGACGGCCGCGTTTTACATTATTGGCAACTGTATTTCAATATGGTCTAGCTAGTATCGGCTATGGTTTAGCTCACCTGCCGTATATCGTTTTCCCTGATTTAACGATTTATGAGGCTTTCACCGCTAAAGAAACCTTTTATTCCTTGATGATTATGTATATCGTAGGTCTTGCCATACTCGCTCCTGGTTTTTATATATTCTGGAGGCTCTTCTTAAAAGACAAACGATACCTTCAACAGGATTAG
- a CDS encoding dUTP diphosphatase: MEIERLFSMQDELNSRIVKEHNLENASLSEQRRLAFLVELGELANETRCFKYWSKRPASEKEVILEEYVDGLHFVLSIGLDLGFTKIELSNEVEIRGEMDKIELNSLFLSLYQWGSKSLSHQEFHAFFDEFLGLGVKLGFSFEEIETAYFDKNAVNHERQDTGY; this comes from the coding sequence GTGGAGATTGAACGACTTTTTTCCATGCAAGATGAATTAAATTCACGAATCGTAAAAGAACATAACCTTGAGAATGCATCATTATCTGAACAAAGAAGATTGGCATTTCTTGTTGAACTTGGGGAGCTGGCAAACGAAACAAGATGCTTTAAATATTGGAGTAAACGTCCAGCATCTGAGAAAGAAGTAATTTTAGAGGAATATGTAGACGGACTGCATTTTGTATTATCCATCGGGCTAGACCTTGGTTTTACAAAGATCGAACTGTCAAATGAGGTAGAAATTCGAGGGGAAATGGACAAGATAGAGTTAAACAGTCTCTTTCTTTCTCTTTATCAATGGGGCTCTAAATCTTTATCGCACCAAGAGTTTCATGCGTTTTTTGATGAATTCTTAGGTTTAGGCGTAAAACTTGGCTTTTCATTTGAAGAGATTGAAACGGCTTATTTTGATAAAAATGCTGTAAATCACGAGCGTCAGGATACAGGTTATTAA
- the sspI gene encoding small acid-soluble spore protein SspI, whose product MNLDLRKAVLHNVTGNNKEQLQDTIVDAIESGEEKMLPGLGVLFEVIWKNSDQQKKEEILTTLSDGLK is encoded by the coding sequence ATGAATCTTGATTTAAGAAAAGCAGTATTGCATAACGTTACTGGAAACAATAAAGAGCAATTACAAGATACGATTGTTGATGCAATCGAAAGTGGAGAAGAAAAAATGCTTCCTGGTCTTGGCGTACTTTTTGAAGTGATCTGGAAAAATTCAGATCAACAAAAGAAGGAAGAAATTTTAACAACTCTATCTGATGGCTTAAAGTAA
- a CDS encoding TVP38/TMEM64 family protein: MLDNTSVYIEVLKFSGIFAPLLFILLQAFRQFFFLPVGLICLTGGILFGAVAGTFYSVIGITLSSVLFYWGMKSMPKLMKKVKKLQKKWIGKRMPFSVGQIAILKMVPFMHFHLLSLCLIEISSNFREYTKASIISNIPIAIFYSSFGSVLLSLSLFTSLAVIIGLSVLFYLLRRKEWVIKWSEFFEEDNVKREKQRMPA, from the coding sequence GTGCTAGACAATACAAGTGTGTATATCGAGGTGCTCAAGTTTAGTGGAATCTTTGCCCCTTTGCTGTTCATTCTTCTTCAGGCTTTCAGACAATTCTTTTTCCTGCCTGTAGGTCTTATCTGTCTGACAGGTGGAATTTTGTTCGGAGCCGTTGCGGGCACATTTTATTCTGTTATCGGTATCACCTTGTCGAGTGTTCTTTTTTACTGGGGTATGAAAAGCATGCCAAAGCTTATGAAAAAAGTAAAAAAACTGCAGAAAAAGTGGATCGGAAAAAGAATGCCATTCTCGGTTGGTCAGATTGCTATTTTAAAAATGGTCCCATTCATGCATTTCCATCTTTTAAGTCTTTGTCTGATTGAGATTTCATCAAATTTTAGAGAGTACACGAAGGCTAGTATTATTTCAAACATACCAATAGCCATTTTCTATTCCTCTTTTGGATCCGTACTGCTTTCACTGTCATTATTTACATCTCTTGCCGTTATAATTGGGTTATCCGTTCTGTTTTATCTATTAAGAAGAAAAGAATGGGTCATAAAATGGAGTGAATTTTTTGAAGAAGACAACGTAAAACGTGAAAAACAGCGCATGCCTGCATAG
- a CDS encoding cytochrome ubiquinol oxidase subunit I, translating into MDTVVLARAFFGTSLGFHIIFATLGVGIPLMIVIAEIIHQVKGDNDYAIMAKRWTKAFAVLLGVAIPSGTIVGVQLSLLWPGFMEIVGKVISLPFQIEIFAFFLEALFMSIYVYAADRLPRYFRLISVFFVALGAVASAILISAVNTWMNTPAGFKIKPDGTIYDVNPWDAFFNPSFLSSSFHVAVTAYMTGAFAVASVAAFKLLKKRPERERAYHLKGLFMSLAVALVMSFVSATSGHHSAQILHQHSPEKLAAAEGLFETQRYAPLAIGGYTDPKTEEVKYGIEIPWALSWLAAGKFDTEVKGLYEFPRETWPPFYVHTLFNLMVGIGTLLLGLAAFVLFYWWFFVKKRGKPFPKWLLWSLVLSGPLSMLGIEFGWVFSCSGRQPWTIYRVQTTAEAATKNEDLGMLFLLFLGLYALLSVLTVLILTAYFKRNPVSKDMEKLQS; encoded by the coding sequence ATGGATACAGTTGTACTAGCGAGAGCCTTTTTTGGAACATCACTGGGTTTTCATATTATTTTTGCTACGCTTGGCGTTGGAATCCCTTTAATGATCGTCATCGCAGAAATCATTCATCAAGTTAAAGGTGACAACGACTACGCTATTATGGCAAAACGTTGGACGAAAGCCTTCGCTGTTCTTTTAGGTGTTGCCATTCCATCAGGAACGATTGTAGGTGTACAGCTATCGCTTCTATGGCCAGGTTTTATGGAGATCGTCGGGAAAGTAATCTCACTTCCCTTTCAGATTGAGATTTTTGCTTTTTTCTTGGAAGCCTTATTTATGTCTATTTATGTATATGCAGCGGACAGATTACCAAGGTACTTTCGCTTAATCTCGGTATTCTTTGTTGCACTAGGCGCCGTGGCATCTGCGATTTTAATTTCTGCAGTTAATACATGGATGAATACACCTGCAGGATTTAAAATCAAACCTGATGGCACGATCTATGATGTAAATCCTTGGGACGCCTTTTTTAATCCCAGCTTTTTGTCTTCCTCCTTTCACGTTGCAGTAACCGCCTATATGACAGGCGCATTTGCGGTTGCATCTGTAGCGGCATTTAAACTATTAAAAAAACGTCCTGAACGTGAACGTGCATATCATTTAAAAGGGTTATTCATGTCTTTAGCTGTCGCTCTTGTGATGAGTTTTGTCTCTGCTACTTCCGGGCATCATTCAGCACAGATTCTTCATCAGCATTCTCCTGAAAAACTAGCTGCTGCTGAAGGGTTGTTTGAAACACAAAGATACGCACCGCTTGCAATAGGTGGTTATACAGATCCTAAGACAGAAGAAGTTAAATACGGCATAGAAATTCCATGGGCTCTCAGCTGGCTGGCTGCTGGAAAGTTTGATACGGAAGTTAAGGGACTATACGAATTTCCTCGTGAAACGTGGCCACCTTTCTATGTCCACACTCTTTTTAATTTAATGGTTGGTATCGGCACTCTTTTACTGGGACTCGCCGCATTCGTTTTATTTTATTGGTGGTTTTTTGTTAAAAAGCGAGGAAAGCCATTTCCAAAGTGGCTGCTTTGGTCGCTCGTATTGTCTGGACCTCTATCCATGCTAGGCATTGAATTCGGTTGGGTATTCAGCTGCAGCGGTAGACAGCCATGGACCATCTACAGAGTTCAGACAACAGCAGAAGCTGCAACAAAGAATGAAGATCTCGGAATGCTTTTCTTATTATTCTTAGGCCTATATGCCTTGCTAAGCGTTTTAACGGTTCTTATTTTAACTGCTTATTTCAAGCGAAACCCAGTTTCAAAAGATATGGAAAAACTTCAGAGTTAG
- the rplT gene encoding 50S ribosomal protein L20: protein MPRVKGGYVTRRRRKKVLKLAKGYFGSKHKLFKVAQQQVFKSLMYAYRDRRQKKRDFRKLWITRINAAARTNGLSYSRLMHGLKLAGIDINRKMLSEIAITDEKAFAELASKAKESLKA, encoded by the coding sequence ATGCCAAGAGTAAAAGGTGGCTATGTAACACGTCGTCGTCGTAAAAAAGTTCTTAAGTTAGCTAAAGGCTATTTCGGTTCTAAACATAAATTATTTAAAGTAGCACAACAACAAGTATTCAAATCACTTATGTACGCTTACCGTGACCGTCGTCAGAAGAAGCGTGATTTCCGTAAGCTTTGGATCACTCGTATTAACGCTGCTGCACGTACAAACGGTCTTTCTTACAGCCGTTTAATGCACGGTCTTAAACTTGCGGGTATCGACATCAACCGTAAGATGCTTTCAGAGATTGCAATCACAGACGAAAAAGCTTTCGCTGAATTGGCTTCAAAAGCTAAAGAAAGCCTAAAAGCTTAA
- a CDS encoding TrmH family RNA methyltransferase: MKHIESESNASLKQWKKLHTKKERERSGTYLIEGPHLIEEAIKSGAKLQHVIIEENFEINESWLKEKFTLWSVPAKLMKQLSETEKPQGIVAVCEMMDQSAELIKENGRYLLIDGVQDPGNLGTIIRTADSAGLDGVFLGEGTADLYNGKTVRSTQGSLYHLPIVKADLLEIIEQCKERNITVLSTSLQEAVDMRKAPEVEGFALIVGNEGAGVQEVLQQESTMNVKIPIFGSAESLNVSVATGILLYELQRNRT; encoded by the coding sequence ATGAAGCACATCGAATCAGAATCCAACGCTTCTTTAAAGCAATGGAAGAAGCTGCATACAAAAAAAGAGCGAGAAAGATCAGGCACATATTTGATTGAAGGCCCACATCTTATTGAAGAGGCAATAAAATCTGGTGCAAAGCTGCAGCATGTCATTATTGAAGAAAATTTTGAAATAAATGAATCATGGCTAAAAGAAAAGTTTACGCTATGGTCGGTTCCGGCTAAATTGATGAAACAGCTTTCTGAAACAGAAAAGCCGCAAGGGATTGTGGCTGTATGTGAAATGATGGATCAGTCAGCAGAGCTTATAAAAGAAAATGGCCGTTACTTATTGATAGACGGAGTACAAGATCCAGGTAATCTTGGAACAATCATTCGTACAGCGGATAGTGCTGGACTTGATGGAGTCTTCTTAGGTGAGGGTACCGCAGACCTTTATAATGGTAAAACAGTTAGGTCTACTCAAGGTTCTCTTTATCATCTGCCGATTGTAAAAGCTGATCTTTTAGAGATTATCGAGCAATGTAAGGAGCGGAATATCACTGTACTTTCAACTTCTCTGCAAGAAGCTGTCGACATGAGGAAAGCGCCAGAAGTTGAAGGTTTCGCCTTAATTGTTGGGAATGAAGGAGCCGGCGTGCAGGAAGTATTGCAGCAAGAATCGACGATGAATGTAAAGATACCTATTTTCGGAAGTGCTGAGTCACTAAACGTGTCCGTTGCTACAGGCATCCTTTTGTATGAATTACAGCGAAATCGAACGTAA
- a CDS encoding DUF1294 domain-containing protein: MLIIYLIILNAAAYYVMKKDKANAKEGKWRTPEARLWLIAFIGGAPGMWLAMKKFRHKTKHPSFRNGLPVLSIVITVLAGWFI; encoded by the coding sequence GTGTTAATCATATATTTAATCATTTTAAACGCAGCCGCCTATTATGTTATGAAAAAAGACAAAGCGAACGCAAAAGAAGGAAAATGGCGCACTCCTGAAGCGAGGCTTTGGCTGATCGCTTTTATAGGTGGAGCACCTGGAATGTGGCTAGCTATGAAAAAGTTCCGTCATAAGACGAAACATCCATCTTTTCGAAATGGTTTACCTGTCTTAAGCATCGTAATAACTGTTTTGGCCGGCTGGTTTATATAG
- the rpmI gene encoding 50S ribosomal protein L35 — protein sequence MPKMKTHKGAAKRFRKTGSGKLKRARAYTSHLFANKSTKAKRKLRKAKLVHSGDYKRIRTLLTYKKR from the coding sequence ATGCCTAAAATGAAAACTCATAAAGGTGCTGCAAAGCGCTTTAGAAAAACTGGATCAGGTAAATTGAAGCGTGCTCGCGCTTATACTAGTCACTTGTTTGCTAACAAGTCTACAAAAGCTAAGCGTAAGCTTCGTAAAGCAAAACTTGTTCACAGCGGTGATTACAAGCGTATCCGCACACTGTTAACTTACAAAAAACGTTAA